The Candidatus Latescibacter sp. genome has a segment encoding these proteins:
- the rpmG gene encoding 50S ribosomal protein L33, which yields MPRELIYLVCQECKRRNYTADKNKRLHPGRVEYKKYCKFDHKHTLHKEGR from the coding sequence ATGCCCAGGGAATTGATTTATCTGGTTTGCCAGGAATGCAAGCGCCGCAATTACACTGCGGATAAAAACAAGAGGCTCCACCCCGGCAGGGTTGAATACAAGAAGTATTGCAAGTTTGACCACAAGCATACCCTGCATAAAGAAGGACGTTAG